Genomic window (Streptosporangium brasiliense):
GATCACCGTCACCGACCAGCCCGCCAAGCGTGCCGACCTGGCCGTGCTGGTCGCGCCCGCGGAGCCGTACACCGGGGAGAGCGCCGCCCAGCAGGCGGGCGCGATCGTGTCGATGGCCCTGGGCCTGGACGAGGCCGGCCGGGGCACCGTGCTGATCGGCCCGCCCACCGGCGCCGCGGCCGGCGGGGCCATCGCCGCGCTGCGCGAGGACACCGCCGCCGCGGAGAAGGTCTCCAGCGTCGACAACATCGATATGCCCGCGGGCCGGATCGTGGTGGTCTACGCTCTGCGGGAGCAGTTGTCCGGGGTCGCCGGGCATTACGGCATAGGTGCCGGTGTCTCGGGCACCGAACCCAGTGCGCCCCCCGCCCCCACCCCCACGGCCACCTCCGGAGGATGACCCGATGGCCCGTCGTGCTTTTCTCGGCGCCCTGGCCGGCGCCTTTCTCGGTGCGGCGGCCGCCCGCGCCGCCTACGCCGCCTTCACCCGCAGGCCGCCGGTCGGCGACGCGGAGACCTGGGAGCGGACCAACCACCGGGGCGAGCCGATCACCCTGCTCGAGGGCCCGGCCGTCGTCGCGGGCGCGGGGGTGGCCGCCGCGGTGGTCCCGGGCCTGCCCGCCCGGGTCCGCGCGGCCGTCCTGCTGGCCGTGGCCGGTGCCGGCGGCCTCGGCGCCTACGACGACCTGTACGGCGCGACGTCCTCCAAGGGATTCAAGGGCCATCTGAGCGCCCTGGCCAAGGGCGAGGTCACCAGCGGCGCCGTCAAGCTCCTGGGCATCGGCGTGACGGGCCTGGCCGCCGCCGCCGCGACCTCCCGGGGTCCCGTCGACACCGCGGTCAACGGCGCGCTGGTCGCCGGCGGCGCCAACCTGGCCAACCTCTTCGACCTGCGTCCGGGCCGTGCCGTCAAGGCCGGCCTGCTCGCCGGCGCGCCGCTGCTGGCCGTGGGCCTGCGCCGGGACACCCCGGTCCCGGCCACCCTGGCCGCGCTGCCGATCGGCGCCGCCGTCGCGCTCCTGCCCGAGGACCTCGGGGAGCGGGCGATGCTGGGCGACGCGGGGGCCAACGCCCTGGGGGCGCTGCTCGGCCTGGCCGCCTCGGTCACCCTCGGCCGCCCCGGGCGCCTGGCCGTGCTGGGCACCGTGGTCGCGCTGACCGCCGCCTCGGAGAAGATCAGCTTCACCCGGGTCATCGCGGGCAACCCCCTGCTCAACCGCATCGACATGCTCGGCCGCCGTCCCGTGGAGCAGGCGCCCGGCGACCGATGATCAGAAAGATCGGGCAGGGGGTCGCCGGGGCGGCGCTCCTCATCGGGATCGTGACCGTCGCGGCCCGGCTCGTCGGGTCCGGCCGCTATCTCGTCCAGTCGCAGACCGTGGGCAACCTCTGCCTCAGCACCGCCTACAACACCGCCAACTACGTGCCCAACATCGTCTTCGAGCTGGTGGCGGGGGGCGCGCTGGCCGGGATGGTGGTGCCGGTGCTGGCCTCGGCGGCCTCCCGGACCGCCGAGGACCCCGAGGCCAGGGCGGAGGTCAGCCGGACCACCTCGGCCCTGCTCACCTGGGCGATGCTCGCCCTGGTGCCGCTGACCCTGCTCATCACCGCGTTCGCCGGGCCCATCGTCACGCTGCTGGTCGGGAAGGTCAAGGACTGCGACGTCTCCCTGGTGATCGAGGTCGGCACGGACATGCTCGTCGTGTTCGCCCCCCGGATGATCTTCTTCGGACTCGCGGTGGTCCTGTACGGCGTGCTCCAGGCCCACCGGCGCTTCATGGGGCCCGCTCTGGCGCCGCTGGTCTCCAGCCTGCTCATCGTCGCCTCCTACCTGGTGTTCGCACCGGTCGCGGACGGAGCCGCGGACGAGCTGTCGGATCTCACGACAGCCGGGATGCTGACGCTCTCCCTCGGTGCGACGATCGCGGCCGCGGCGATGGTGCTCACCGTGGCCGGCCCGGTGGCCCGGCTCAGGCTGAGGCTGCGGCCGTCGCTGTCCTTCCCCCCCGGAGTCGCGGCCCGCGCGCGGCAGCTGGCCACCGCGGGCATCGCCGTGCTCATCGCCCAGCAGGTCGCCCTGACCGTCGTGGTCCGCCTGGCCAACGAGCTGGGCGGGGCGGGGGCGACGGGCGTCTACACCTACGCGTGGGCGCTGTACCAGCTCCCCTTCGCGGTGCTCGTGGTGCCGATCGCCACCAGCTCGTTCCCGGTGCTGTCCGCCCGGGCGGCGGAGGGGGACCGGGCCGGTTTCGACAGCCTGGCCTCCTCCACCACGCGGGCGATCCTGCTGGTGACGGGGCTGGCGGCGGGGGTGATGGCGGCGGTGGCCATGCCGATGTCCCGGATCTTCCTCGAGGGCACCGACGGCGGCGACCCGCCGGAGATGGCCAGGGCCGTCCTGCTGTCCGCGCCTGGCCTGGTGGGATATGGGTTGATGCTCCATCTCGCGCGGGTGCTGTACGCCTGCGGCCGGGGCCGGTCGGCGGCGGTCGCGTCCGTGACCGGGTGGACGGTGGCGCTGCTGGCCCAGATCCTGCTGGCCCGCGCCGCCGGTGACCCGTCCGAGGTGGTGGGGCGGCTGGGGCTGGGCAGCACCGTCGGCATGACCGTGGGCGGGGTGCTGCTGGCGCTGGCGGTCTTCCGGGCCAGAGGCGCCGGCGGGCTGGCCGGCACGTGGCGGGCCGTGCTCGCCGCCGTGCTCGGCGGGGCCGCTGCCTACGGGGCCGGGCTGGCCGTCGTCACGGCGGCCGCCGGCGTGTCGAGGTGGATGTGCGTGGCGGTCGGGGCCGGGGCGGCGGTGGTCGGCGCGGCGGCGTTCGCGGCCGTGGCCGCGGTGGTCGACGGACCGGACGCCAGGATGCTGCTGGGCCGCTTCAGGCGGATGCCCATTGCAGGAAGGACCGGTGGCGATGACTGACTCGGGCGCACGGCTGGCGCTGGTGCTGGGGACCAGCGCGGGCGGGGTCGGACGGCATGTGGCGATGCTGGCCGAGGGGCTGGTGCGCAGGGGGCACCAGGTGGTCGTGGCCGGGCCGCCGGAGACCGAGGAGACCTTCGGGTTCGGCCGGTCCGGGGCGCGGTTCGTACCGGTGCCGATCTCGGACCGGCCCCGCCCGCTCCATGATCTGCGGGCGGCGCGGGCGCTGCGGGCGCTGCGCGGGGCGCACGCCGTGCACGCCCACGGGCTGCGGGCCGGGGCCCTGGCCGCGCTGGCGCTGGCCGGGACCCGGACCGGCCTGGTGGTGACCCTGCACAACGCCGCCACCGCGGGCGGCGTGGTCGGCGCGGTCTACGGGGTCCTGGAGCGGATCGTCGCCCGGCGCGCCGACCGGATCCTGGTGGTCTCTCCCGACCTGGGGGAGCGGATGGCCGGACTGGGCGCCCGGCATGTCGAGGCCGCCGTCGTCCCGGCGCCCGAGCTGCCCCCCTCCGGGCGCGGGCCGCAGGAAGTACGGGCCGAGCTCGGCACGGGGGAGCGGCCCGTCTTCCTGACGGTCGCCAGGCTCGCCCAGCAGAAGGGCCTGGAGACCCTGCTCGACGTCGCGGCGGCCTTCGGCTCCGGCCGGGCGTCCGCGCCGCGGGCGGTGTTCCTGGTCGCGGGGGAGGGGCCGCTCCGCCAGGAGCTCCAGAAACGCGTCGACCGGGAGAACCTGCCGGTGCGCCTGCTGGGCGACCGGGGCGACGTCGGGGATCTGCTCGGGATCGCGCGGGCCCTGCTGGTGCCCAGCCGGTGGGAGGGACAGCCGCTGACCGTGCAGGAGGCGCTGCGGGCCGGGACGCCGGTGATCGCCACCGCGGTGGGCGGCATCCCGCCGATGGTGGGCGAGGCCGGGCTGCTGGTGCCGTACGGAGACGTCGCCGCGATGCGCG
Coding sequences:
- the murJ gene encoding murein biosynthesis integral membrane protein MurJ, with product MIRKIGQGVAGAALLIGIVTVAARLVGSGRYLVQSQTVGNLCLSTAYNTANYVPNIVFELVAGGALAGMVVPVLASAASRTAEDPEARAEVSRTTSALLTWAMLALVPLTLLITAFAGPIVTLLVGKVKDCDVSLVIEVGTDMLVVFAPRMIFFGLAVVLYGVLQAHRRFMGPALAPLVSSLLIVASYLVFAPVADGAADELSDLTTAGMLTLSLGATIAAAAMVLTVAGPVARLRLRLRPSLSFPPGVAARARQLATAGIAVLIAQQVALTVVVRLANELGGAGATGVYTYAWALYQLPFAVLVVPIATSSFPVLSARAAEGDRAGFDSLASSTTRAILLVTGLAAGVMAAVAMPMSRIFLEGTDGGDPPEMARAVLLSAPGLVGYGLMLHLARVLYACGRGRSAAVASVTGWTVALLAQILLARAAGDPSEVVGRLGLGSTVGMTVGGVLLALAVFRARGAGGLAGTWRAVLAAVLGGAAAYGAGLAVVTAAAGVSRWMCVAVGAGAAVVGAAAFAAVAAVVDGPDARMLLGRFRRMPIAGRTGGDD
- a CDS encoding glycosyltransferase family 4 protein; the encoded protein is MTDSGARLALVLGTSAGGVGRHVAMLAEGLVRRGHQVVVAGPPETEETFGFGRSGARFVPVPISDRPRPLHDLRAARALRALRGAHAVHAHGLRAGALAALALAGTRTGLVVTLHNAATAGGVVGAVYGVLERIVARRADRILVVSPDLGERMAGLGARHVEAAVVPAPELPPSGRGPQEVRAELGTGERPVFLTVARLAQQKGLETLLDVAAAFGSGRASAPRAVFLVAGEGPLRQELQKRVDRENLPVRLLGDRGDVGDLLGIARALLVPSRWEGQPLTVQEALRAGTPVIATAVGGIPPMVGEAGLLVPYGDVAAMRAAVERVLADDDLAAALAAAAAQRGGGLPGQEQALEAVLAVYGGLPRRGTAGGA